A genomic region of Metopolophium dirhodum isolate CAU chromosome 1, ASM1992520v1, whole genome shotgun sequence contains the following coding sequences:
- the LOC132936133 gene encoding protein CLP1 homolog: MSDSVEFQIEDQEFVLKPDNELRFEVENKNETVVLELKTGLAEIFGTELIKSKLYTFYFGAKIAVFTWQGCTLRLRGKKGISYIAKETPMMFYLNCHASLEQLRVKSEKEKMKGPITMIVGPTDVGKSTLCRILLNYSARMNALGRRPIYVDLDPGQGQISVPGTIGAVVVEKPAEVDESFSQAAPLVYHYGHTTMSINSTLYNTLISRMAEVIHQRMDENPRINCSGLIINTCGWIKGKGYQHLIHIALAFEVDVILVLDQERLYNELVRDMPVFVKVVLLPKSRGVAEKSNKFRCEGREARIREFFYGSPRNVLHPHTCIVRFSDIKVYRIGVLPIPNTLMPIDMQKTDLETKLQPVTPGPNMMHHVLALSFSTMVEEDVVRNSVAGFVCVTNVDTSKKMLTLLSPQPKPLPETIYLMSDVQFMDNNA; this comes from the exons ATGTCAGACAGCGTAGAATTTCAAATTGAAGATCAAGAATTCGTATTGAAACCTGATAATGAACTTAGGTTTGAAgttgaaaacaaaaatgaaacaGTTGTGTTAGAA ttgaaaactGGCCTGGCAGAAATTTTTGGGACagaattaattaaaagtaaattgtatacgttttattttggagCAAAAATTGCGGTGTTTACGTGGCAAGGGTGTACATTAAGATTACGAGGAAAAAAAGGAATTAGTTATATAGCCAAAGAGACCCCAATG atgttttatttaaattgccaTGCATCATTAGAACAACTACGGGTAAAATCAGAAAAAGAAAAGATGAAAGGTCCTATTACAATGATAGTTGGACCGACTGATGTGGGTAAATCTACTCTTTGTAGAATACTACTAAACTATAGTGCACGAATGAATGCTCTTGGTCGTAGACCCATCTATGTTGACCTGGACCCGGGTCAGGGACAAATATCAGTTCCAGGAACAATTG gAGCAGTCGTGGTAGAAAAGCCAGCCGAAGTAGATGAAAGTTTCTCCCAAGCAGCTCCACTAGTCTATCATTATGGACATACAACCATGAGTATTAATTCAACTTTGTACAACACTTTAATATCTCGTATGGCAGAagttattcatcaacgaatggATGAAAATCCTAGAA ttaaCTGTTCTGGATTAATAATTAACACGTGCGGTTGGATAAAAGGTAAAGGTTACCAGCATTTGATTCACATTGCACTCGCTTTTGAAGTTGATGTTATTCTTGTACTTGATCAAGAACGATTATATAATGAACTAGTGAGAGATATGCCAGTATTTGTCAAAGTTGTTCTTTTACCAAAAAGTAGAGGA gtagcTGAAAAGAGTAATAAGTTTAGATGTGAAGGTAGAGAGGCACGTATTCGAGAATTCTTTTATGGTAGTCCTAGGAATGTACTTCATCCACACACCTGCATTGTAAGGTTTTCCGACATAAAAGTATATAGAATTGGAGTGCTACCCATTCCAAATACATTGATGCCAATAGATATGCAAAAAACTGATTTAGAGACAAAACTTCAACCTGTTACTccag GGCCAAATATGATGCATCATGTGTTAGCTCTGAGTTTCAGTACAATGGTAGAAGAAGACGTTGTTAGGAATAGTGTTGCTGGTTTTGTCTGTGT AACAAATGTTGACAcctcaaaaaaaatgttaactctATTGTCACCTCAACCAAAACCTCTGCCTGAAACAATTTATCTCATGTCAGATGTACAGTTCATGGACAACAATGCTTGA
- the LOC132937853 gene encoding uncharacterized protein LOC132937853: MPVARRRKKMTEAVVSGKDTGCLFVNNGNDLLTLKKVVSKKTHKDGEIRKLNKSVDTNGSESDTDRNITIGSIITQEDRESETIYIFNENSNEADVNNGEKDIQVTPSIKCPDVPYSPSDSLYDNDSHDLQNDYSELNNIGSPASNFNIPVRAPLHFYKDSDTTSEGDHFLLEKEVLNNKRKRKFEDLAEQDQKSTKILKLWNLMKYPFQKITYGTLISEDKSNISIAEIIAERENTIEPESVVCENNSDDAKTEEKETQNNFEADEEIEDTSINVNTQPFWKDCNIM; encoded by the exons ATGCCCGTCGCCCGAAG aagaaaaaaaatgactgaAGCTGTGGTGAGTGGAAAAGATACCGGCTGCTTATTCGTTAACAATGGTAATGATTTGTTgactttaaaaaaagttgtatccaaaaaaacacacaaagaCGGTGAAATACGAAAACTTAATAAATCTGTAGACACTAATGGCAGTGAA AGTGATACAGATCGTAATATTACTATCGGTTCAATTATCACCCAAGAAGATCGTGAATCAGAAACTATTTATATCTTTAATGAAAATTCAAATGAAGCAGATGTAAATAACGGTGAAAAAGATATTCAA GTAACTCCTTCAATCAAATGTCCAGATGTTCCATATTCTCCGAGTGATTCTTTATATGATAATGATTCACATGATTTGCAAAATgattattcagaattaaataatattggatCACCTGCGTCTAACTTTAATATACCAGTAAGAGcaccattacatttttataaggaTTCAGATACTACGTCTGAGGGTGATCATTTTTTACTGGAAAaagaagtattaaataataagcgAAAACGAAAATTTGAAGATTTGGCAGAACAAGATCAAAAGTCTACTAAGATACTCAAATTGTGGAACTTGATGAAATATCCTTTCCAAAAAATAACATATGGTACTTTAATAAGTGaagataaatcaaatatttctataGCGGAAATCATAGCTGAAAGAGAGAATACCATAGAACCCGAATCTGTTGTTTGTGAGAATAATAGTGATGATGCAAAAACTGAAGAAAAAGAGACTCAAAACAATTTTGAGGCAGATGAAGAAATTGAGGATACTTCAATAAATGTGAATACACAACCGTTCTGGAAGGACTGTAACATAATGTAA